Within Theileria orientalis strain Shintoku DNA, chromosome 4, complete genome, the genomic segment CTTttctttatgttttttattttttattttttagatttTTTGACTCACgtcataaaaattatatttttctaaaTTCTCTTCTCCTACCTCTTCATCTACATATGGTATTTCTACATCTACATCGAAGCCTTCAAATTTACTATCTTTACTTTTACCTATTTTGTCATCCCGTTTAGTTGTATGTACTTCCTCAGTgttattacttttattttttttattttcagggTCATTCTTAACTGTTAAAGATTTAAATCCGCCTTCGAAGTATACTATCACTACCAATTTTTTAGGAATAGAAATATCGTTATCATCGCTTTCATCGCTGCTGCTTCTTCTATTTCTATTGTCATGATATATATCCACACACACTGCATCTATATCCTCTTCATTTTGCCAAAGATCGTGTGTTCCCTTTCTCAcaagtttaattttataattatttttacattcaTAAGAATCCACTTCCTGGAAAGGGTCATATGAATATCTGTAAAATTCATTAgattttttactatttatgtCAATGTCAATATCTTTTTTAGCCTTTTCTAATTTGTTTTGCATTTTAGTTACTAGTTCAGACTTGGTGTTTCCACCAGACTTgactaaattatttttaatatcttCTGATACTTGATTTTGTTTTGCGTTATCTTCTTTTAATTCTGTTTCCTTCTTATCCTCTCTAGTTCGATTTAATTCAATCAATAATTTCCCTTTCTCAGGTTTGTCTCTATTCTCTAACTCATTAAATGTTGAGTACACTAACTCCCATTTATCACtagtttgtttataaatatcgTAATGATACACtttgaatttaataataaccAACAATAAGCTTTCAAAatagaatataaaaagtgGAAAATGCTTACTAGTTCGTCTCCAAACTAGCTTATCAttgattgttatttttacacacctaacgttattttttaacaaataatcaTATGATGCAAAATTAGGACGCTCaactttaaacacattGTATAAAGTATTAGAATATACCTTATATTTACTAGTTTCAttcatattataattaaatatatccGAGAATACTAATTTAACGTTATCTGGATATTTTGACTCATCTAAAAAACTTCTTAGTTCCATAGGTTTGTCTTTTCTGAAACAATCACAAAAACCCAAACGATAATAAAATCTTTTATCACCgttgtttaaatacacatatacaataatctctgttttattaattccATTTACGACCACCATGTTCGCCAAAGTCCTATCATCTTCAGCCTcccatattttacagtgtttaaatatacacatataccaTGGTCTATTCAGTCTCACCGAATTGAAAAGAAATCCTCTTTTTGCGATATATACTCCAGTTTTACtttcatcatcttcatgATAATGAAATTCATCTGTTTcctttctttttttaatacaaagttctacaaattttaaaggtctatttatattttttttggCATAATTTTCTAAATGTGCattaatactattattttcatttttggATTCTACGAGATTCCTATCGTAAAATAGTgccaaaaatataaacaaactTTGTATTAGcctatatttattcatattacTTTGtcttatttgttaaaatttctcctatattttttaagCAACGGATGGGGTTTTCCATAAACTTGTCccattaatttttaggtcatattttatatttagaaaccatcattttttttataaatttaaaaataaatcgtttttatgtttatttacttatttataaccAAAATAtctgttaatttaaatttttttattgataaaaattccACTTTTTTttttagataaaatatatttttttattcattttttattagatttttattaattatattcattttcattacTCTAAagcatttttaaataatattcaaccaatttatatataaaacatcaataattacaattatattttgattacacacatttataatacacattgaAATTCTTTCATTTGCTTGTGAATTCTTTaactttattattataaatagtCGAACATTGATTTACTCATATTTCtctttcaaatttaattcacGGGCTTTGAtgtttctttttttcatatATGGGCTGAATTCTCTTTTGATCCTAGACAGGTATGGATGCAACATCCACCTGTCAAGTCGTTTAACGTACAGGTCGAACCCATATTTATACCTTAACgttaatatattatctCCTCTTCTATACGACATTGTTACTggataatttttatcttcttccagTCTCCACAGTTTGTATCCTTCGCACTTAACTGCCACGCATTTGGCGTGACTTGCGAAGTAGTAGTCATAGACTTCACTTCCTCTTCTGTGTTTTACTATATACATATCGCTATCGCCTTCTCCATCGGTATTTTCGAATATAATCGTTATCTCCGGCGGGTATTCAGTTTTTGGTATTACCTCTCTTTCATTGCACGttttatatctattatcttcatcttcatcatAGTGATCATCTGTACTGTTTTCTTCGGACACTCCTGATCCTTTAGTAGTTTCTCCGTTATTCTTACTTTGTAAGAACTTGTCGTTTAGTAGTCTTTCTtggtatgtttttatttctacCCATGGTTTCTTTTTTCCTTGTTTTAGGAATTTAATCGTTTCATTTGTCCAAAGATACACTGTTACCATTTTTTGCGATTTACCTATTCCTTCCACCAGTACTTTCTTTGCATTTCCTGACTCATTGCTTCCGCGCCATATCTTAGTTTCATTTTGACTTACGCTTCTAATCGACTGGCCTAGTCTTACATAGTAGATTCCTACTCTGCCGTCTCGGTAAAAGCTGTATCCTTCGGTtgattctttattttttatgtcAACATCTGCCAATCCTGGTATTTCATCTTGGCATTGCTTAACTTTTCTTTTACATGACTCCTGTTTACTATTCTTTTCCATGGAATCCACATAGTTTCCATCTTGCAATAGTACCAAATAGAGCAAAAGGGCTATGTTTACTATAGTCATATTCGTCTTACCTCTCTATGgtctaattttttttaacgACTTTGTTTGGATGGTGAGTTTTCCATTAATCATTGAAAattaatcaaatttattatatttaatgttttaaaatttcctTTATTCTGCACTGTGGTTTCTATGTTAAATACTGTTGCACTGTTAGgcctttattttttattttttatccttacacacttttacacatcttcgatctattaattattttgacTACCAATATAAACTTGTTTTTGTAtaaactatttatatttaacacatGTACTCTTTACCCATTTATTACatctatataaattatcacatataatattcacatatatgaatttaattaaatattagtttctattaaattatttaacaattagTTCAAATTACTCGAAATCATGTCCTTCTTTGtcattttttcttttaaactACATTTTACGCAGTGACCTTTCGATACGTTTTCGACTCGCTTATCGATGGTTAATCTATATTACCTTTGATTACGTCCAATCCATTTTAGATATCAGTGTATTCACAATCTTAAGCTTAATTTCTTTCTACCAAAAATGATTGGCCAAAATGTAGATTTACTTTCGTTCCAGAATATTATTCATCTTTGTTGAATAATATGCCAATATCGgtgttttataatatttatgctttacacatttaatttaattccTCAATTTACAACTCTAATAAGCAACAGACTACTATATATcccatttatttaaataattgtgtCATTCTTTGAATGATAAACGtcattttttgttattcTGAATGGTGATCCGATGATTCCATCcattgaaaataaaaataaattattatttttttataatctATACCGTTTTAATATCGatatacataaacaaatcaataaaGTTATTTTGGTCAATATCTTCCATTTAGGCCCATGAATACCTGATAGACTAAATCAAACCACTCATACACCCAATTTTTGGCCTCCAAGACACAATAAAAccaaacaaatatatataatatttgaacaaatcatttaaaacaaattaaaacattaaaaccgttaaagtttaaatcaTGGTGCCCAATAGATGgtcaataaacaaatacaaagtTAAAAATCCCTATAaatctacacatttcagtattttaaaacttttcttttcatttatagtattttattattttccatTCTTTTTTGATCCACCACCAGATCCTCTTAACATTCCAAAACCAACCGctttaataatataattttttagtcCACTGTAGTCTGTCAATTCCCACTTGTTACTATCATATTTGTAGAATTTATCTTCGTATCCATTATTAGTTCTTATGACTGCCAATCCGAATTgttttacattattattttttaccttttttgCAAGCAAAAAATACAATGGATATTGATCATTTTGACCTtctactattttatttgttccGTCACTTAAGTTTGcaattttttgtttttcatttgGTATAAATAAGGTAAGACTAAAACCGATAGGGCATTCGTCAGCACTAAGCAGCTCGGAACCTTTGTTTGCTTCTGAAACATCTATATCCACTGCACTTGCATTTGATACATCAGTTCTATTGTCTTTTAACGTTTGATagaaattatttttatcagtttttGTCCATTGgttgttttcaaatttgtaaaaaacaGTTTCAAGTGGTTCGGAGCCAATGGCTAgttttttcattataacTAACATGAGCAACAGCTTTTGGTCTCCTTTATAAGTTAACAGAGCTCCGATACACTTATCATCACCTTGTTTTTCCCACACCTGGTTGGATCCGTCGGTGACCTTGGTGGCAACTGAAGTTGAATTGCTGTACAACATATGGGATTCCAAACCATCTACTGAAACCTTTAAATAATTGCAGTTTGTTGTTTTATCCCTGGTTTCCAGTTTTAACTCATATTCCGTTAGTTGGTTCTGGCTGTTATCAGCAGCATCTGCCAATAAAGCATTAAATCGGCCTGTTAAGAGGCAAAAAAGCAAAGCAAAAGGGGTTAAAATAATCTTCATTGGTGTTTGAGTCTTCTAAAATTCCTTTTGTAATGGATTCCTATTCATGCATCGCTACACACTCCCTTTGGAATCCGGCATGTGTAAGACCTCTGACACGtgaaaatacacacattcacTCAGCCTTCCACGTATTGcatatattaaattctATCTCtctcatttaaatttacagaTCCTTTCAATAATACCTCCTTTGGCTCTTTGGATTTAACGTATACCTTACTTCAGAACCGCCCACTTTACTATCAGTTTGTACAGATTTTTCACGTTTttctttacacatttcacTATATAGcattttatcataaatcttaaataatgattaattttttttacccATTTTAACGTATAACAAAGCTACTGGTGTTACATATCTACTCTAGTTACTGTGTAATTAATTCGCCCTATTTCAGCGGTagattttttttatatttgtggactacgtattttttattcacattACTTCTCGATCACGGGTCCATACACTCTTGTATTAGTCTCGACAGCGAGTCGTCGTGGAGCATCTGCTCTCGATCGCAGGTCATCACCAGGTTGCCTCTGCTCAGAATCCACAGCTTCGTGCACGCCTTCAGAGCGTTCACGTCGTGGGCCGCTATGAAGGTCGTGCAGTGTGTGAAGTagtccttcagcagcttgtaCACTGGGAGGCCTATTTCTGAGCCCTTCGAGTCCTGCGACTCCGGGGCCGCTCCTGATCTCGGGGTCGCTCCTGGCGTCTGGTCTTCAGAGCAGTTGTCCGAAGGCGGCTCGTCGATCAGTATGATTCTGTAGAACTTCCTGTAGAGCATCAGTCTTGCGAACATCAGCGTCCTCATTTGCGTGTTCGAGAGCGCTATCTTCGCGTCCATCGTCGACGTCAAGTTACTGTTCCTCGGCAGGTGCCTGCTTCTCTTGTACTCGAAGAGCTTCGGGTAGTAgaccttcttcaggtacttcgGCATGTCCTTGTGGTAGTACTCCGGCAGTAtcaccaggtccagcgGCTGCTCCGCCAAGTCCTGCACGAATTCGATGAGTCCGCACATTTTGAGCGCCTCGTAGATCTGCCCGTCTGAGAAGAGCTTCCTAGGGTCCAGGAAGGTCCTTATCGTCCATCCTCTGAACACGAAGGGCAGTTGCGGCAGCACTCCCACGATTTGCCTGAGCACTGCCTTCGGTATGTCGTTGAGGTCCACTCCGTCGAGCAGCACCGAGCCCTTTCTCACCTTCGCTGTGTTTAGCAGCACTGACAGCAGCGTCGTCTTTCCTGCTCCTGTCCTTCCCACTACTCCTATTATGTGAGACCTGAACGCCTCCTGGTTGATGTCCGACAGTATTAACCTCTTTTTCAACTGCTCGTCCTTCAGGTCTATCACTTCAGGCTCCCCTTTTCCCTCCACCTTGacttccttcagctccaccTGCTCTGTTTTTACTATGTTTGCCAGCTCCTCTGGCTTCTGCGATAAACTCTTCGTTGGGTTCGCCAACACGTACACTcccttcagcttcactCCCTTGTGGTAGTGGTCCACGTACTCCGTGACGTcgattattttaatcacgGGCTTAAACAGCAGCGATCGCACTGACATTCTACTCCTCACTTGATAGAACTCTCTTTTTCTTCTCTGCAGGtacttgttcttcagcttaGTCGCGTCTTCGCAGTTGAACAGGTCGTCGTCGTCTATCAGGACCATGCTGTCGACGCTCAGTGTGTTCTCTTTCGACAGACCCGGCTTGCCTTCTCCCTTCCCGGGTTCCTCCCTAGCGTCTTGCTGTGCTCCCGTCACtattatgttttccaggtaTATGTTTTTCATTCTGCTAAATTCCAGCTTTTCGTTAGAGGGTATGAAGTTTTCGAACCTCTTCACAGAGCACAGGTACAGCTGGAGCCTCGTGTATATTctcagcagcttcgagaACCTGTTCGTGAAGTTCAGGCTGAACGAGAAGGCCAGCCCGTAGTAGCCTATCTTGATGTTGTAGCTCGTCACCGTCGATATCGTCAGCGGCGTCAGGATCACGAAGAATATCATTCCCGAGAATATGCACCTGCACACCACCGAGGTCCACGTGTACGAGGCTCTCTCCATGAACCTGCACCTTGCGTTGTAGTCCGAGTGCTCCACGAACTCGctcaccaggtcctcctcctttCTGTAGCTTCTGTAGTTCAGCGACCCTGATATCGAGTCGTTGAGAACGCAGTTAATCTTGTTGATCGAGGCCATGTACGCGAACCTTATGTTCGTCAGCGCCTTGATGAACCACATAACTGGGAAGCGCACCATCAGGAAGGACGCgaagaggacgaagaagaacgaGGTCGGCACCAGGTATATCAGCATGATCATGTGGATGAACGTCTCGACCAGAAGCACGAACGCATCGTACAGGTAGTAGCCCAGCGCCTTGTCTATGTACAGCGTATCGCAGGACAGAAATGTGATTATGTCCGACACGTACCTCTTCACCTTCACGTGCATCGACGACTTGTGCAGCGCCGAGTCCAGCGAGTACTCGTGTATTTTCAGCGAGGCCAGGAACGACACCAGCGTCATCAGCAGCACCACTGACACGCAGGCCACTATCACCAGCACTGAGAGCCACAGGATCCGGTTAAACGACTTCGTGCTGTACTCCTTTATCTGGGAGTGCGTCTTCTCGCACTTCAGCGTGTTGTCAGCGTAGCTCGCCAGGTCCTTGATCTGGTCATTAACGAAGTTCGACAGCCTCGAGGCCATGATGTACCTCGTTTTGTCCAGCACTGTGCACACTATCAGCATGAGCAGGAACGCGTAGAACGGCCTTCCTGCGGACTTGATGTACATTAACAGCGGCCCGAAGACTATGCTCTTTATGTTCTGGTACCCTTCTATCTTACAGGAGCCGTacgtcttcttctctcCGTACTTTTCTCTTATTATGCTTCTTCTGCCCAGCCTTTCAAAATCCGTAGACTTACACCTCTTATACATCTCCCCGTCCTCCTTACTCACTctcaggtcctcctcgttcaCTTCATTTCCCTTGACTTTCTCATCATTCTCGTCCCCTTGAGCCAACTCCGTGATTGTTCTCTTTATGAATCCCTTCAGGTCGTTCATGTACCTCAGCCTATTGTTCTTCAGCGAGTATATCTTTATTTCTCCGAAGGACTCCGGAGACGAAGTCGCCAGGCACGTTTCCAGGGACCTTTTCGAGGCCGTTAACACCACTGACAGGTCCGAGGTCACCAGCAGACCGTTTttgttgttgaacaggttgtTGAATATGTTTCCTCCCACGAACGGGTCCAGGCCCACGAATATCGAGTCGAGGCACATCAGGAAGGAGCCTGGCTTCGCGTACTCTCTTCTCACCTTGCTGTAGATCATGTATGCGTACACTGCTCTCGCGAACTCCACTCGCACTCTCTGTCCTCCGCTGAGCCCGTAGCCGCTCTCTGAAATAACTCTTAGGTCTCCGTCCTCCCAGTTCGCCATGTCCGTCTCCAGCTCTATTGCTCTAACCACGTCCTCGTATATTTTTTCGTCGAAGATGTGTCCGAAGACTATGTTCGACCTTATTGTTCCGCTCTTCAGCCAGACCTCCTGCGACGCGTAGAACACCGGTATCGACTTGCTCAGCGGGAACACGAACATCGAGCCCCCGACCAGCGTCATCTCTCCCAGCACCGCCTTCACGAAGTTCGTCTTCCCGCTTCCCTGCGACCC encodes:
- a CDS encoding uncharacterized protein (ABC transporter related domain containing protein), which produces MCKKVLHKSKSRSREMPKNAHFTVRREMIGGMEQILMGDDNVTVELTEECNFWESEVNQIKKCSQVQGKKVTYYDSRSVFNFIFFNWTRKWIGVLAGEYLDPYKLHPLPKNDQILYWQPVFSKYVSDKLMELEREEYESSKKGKMYKPRKLIIVRAILYTFWKRILLATIGMVVMNIMSMSIAILMSSLLKQMTSEHSHFRLIVMLDYSLGITLFQHALCLRRNYANKAEGQSCNNAVHWSSEGSKCSENPLLCPARRHKNMEITPKVYSYKFVDCYYVTLIFDTMTDIVTFLTNFIYGIILIHVKMKLKIWTVFIVSVGLLAFMILVEIGNSFLLNKSFEIITSFKLIQSLTLEDLADNMITDTRNDELTLVVYRFFLSLINKILYSVCVTCAILIIIKDFVEQLKRTQDVKSIDASSIITLLFILLKIIDPMYLLPLALRLLIIVINSYNRLEFYIRSCSPNYYQYDKFLVNPQIHRRSMKNSLGHLNREFMSYVHRISDGKMMHSLANSVIRFQKASFSWVYSREDALTKNKAYLDEIDFTLARGEIAIVTGSQGSGKTNFVKAVLGEMTLVGGSMFVFPLSKSIPVFYASQEVWLKSGTIRSNIVFGHIFDEKIYEDVVRAIELETDMANWEDGDLRVISESGYGLSGGQRVRVEFARAVYAYMIYSKVRREYAKPGSFLMCLDSIFVGLDPFVGGNIFNNLFNNKNGLLVTSDLSVVLTASKRSLETCLATSSPESFGEIKIYSLKNNRLRYMNDLKGFIKRTITDKEDGEMYKRCKSTDFERLGRRSIIREKYGEKKTIVFGPLLMYIKSAGRPFYAFLLMLIVCTVLDKTRYIMASRLSNFVNDQIKDLASYADNTLKCEKTHSQIKEYSTKSFNRILWLSVLVIVACVSVVLLMTLVSFLASLKIHEYSLDSALHKSSMHVKVKRYVSDIITFLSCDTLYIDKALGYYLYDAFVLLVETFIHMIMLIYLVPTSFFFVLFASFLMVRFPVMWFIKALTNIRFAYMASINKINCVLNDSISGSLNYRSYRKEEDLVSEFVEHSDYNARCRFMERASYTWTSVVCRCIFSGMIFFVILTPLTISTVTSYNIKIGYYGLAFSFSLNFTNRFSKLLRIYTRLQLYLCSVKRFENFIPSNEKLEFSRMKNIYLENIIVTGAQQDAREEPGKGEGKPGLSKENTLSVDSMVLIDDDDLFNCEDATKLKNKYLQRRKREFYQVRSRMSVRSLLFKPVIKIIDVTEYVDHYHKGVKLKGVYVLANPTKSLSQKPEELANIVKTEQVELKEVKVEGKGEPEVIDLKDEQLKKRLILSDINQEAFRSHIIGVVGRTGAGKTTLLSVLLNTAKVRKGSVLLDGVDLNDIPKAVLRQIVGVLPQLPFVFRGWTIRTFLDPRKLFSDGQIYEALKMCGLIEFVQDLAEQPLDLVILPDNLTSTMDAKIALSNTQMRTLMFARLMLYRKFYRIILIDEPPSDNCSEDQTPGATPRSGAAPESQDSKGSEIGLPVYKLLKDYFTHCTTFIAAHDVNALKACTKLWILSRGNLVMTCDREQMLHDDSLSRLIQECMDP